In Lentilitoribacter sp. Alg239-R112, the following proteins share a genomic window:
- a CDS encoding ATP-binding protein translates to MSKIIEAFKARTNQLSRDWLTGRSKDGQAPCALLHVVSSFIGWTVAASVLCLVLLLPHFSLPTSFALALTIAGVFMLATGIICQTGQIKVASAMVFVSVSALIMMLVLSTGGVSSLYLSLFVILPLEAKHIGKSRAAISTGLAVAGASIVAVIGLQYGDLVLVADISAHELSTLSSVLLVLVSYALVRSGLLSVEPSFDELQDILINEPTTKALSGEVKNTNRGVLDNIVGLVTFHSLNGDVQSVHGSEPDLICDRPNNMLGQGFLNQIHVSDRISYLSAIDKLRQGSASTKTLLRFEAKPSGDEQFRYIQVSFMGRFDVNGDLQDFYAQSQDMTSYISAMDKIESLENISHENEVNKTRFLAGVSHELRTPLNSIMGFSDVLLHEVIAPLPDERQREYVSLIRQSGEHLLNVVNTMLDMSKIQNGHYKLHCDEFDLQPLLERTKSMLDIQAKNKKVDLTCRIAKGLPDIYADNGALTQIIINLVGNAIKFTEEGGIVSVDAEMDGSNFVLRVSDTGIGIPEDKISQIGQPFMQVDSSLAREFEGTGLGLSLVKGLVELHNGKMLVASILGEGTKVTVCIPQTELERAPIPEIKNRMQGEAVSSSGAVYKGDEANVA, encoded by the coding sequence ATGTCTAAAATCATTGAAGCCTTTAAGGCACGTACCAACCAACTGTCACGCGACTGGCTAACGGGCCGTTCTAAAGACGGACAGGCGCCTTGTGCGCTCCTGCACGTAGTGAGCAGCTTCATTGGTTGGACTGTTGCAGCATCGGTTTTATGCTTAGTTCTCCTCCTTCCTCACTTCTCTCTTCCAACGTCTTTTGCTTTGGCATTAACCATTGCTGGGGTCTTTATGTTGGCGACAGGCATTATCTGCCAAACAGGTCAAATCAAAGTGGCTAGCGCGATGGTGTTCGTTAGCGTAAGTGCATTGATTATGATGTTGGTGTTGAGCACTGGCGGTGTTTCATCTTTATACCTTTCATTGTTTGTTATTCTCCCATTAGAGGCAAAACATATTGGAAAGAGCCGTGCAGCAATCTCCACTGGGTTAGCTGTGGCAGGTGCAAGTATCGTCGCTGTTATTGGATTGCAGTATGGCGACCTAGTCTTGGTGGCAGATATATCTGCGCATGAACTTTCCACTCTCTCATCTGTTCTGCTGGTACTCGTATCTTACGCCCTCGTTCGCAGCGGGTTGCTAAGTGTGGAACCCAGTTTTGATGAGTTGCAAGATATATTGATCAATGAGCCGACCACCAAAGCCCTTTCTGGTGAAGTAAAGAATACCAATAGAGGTGTTCTCGATAATATAGTTGGTTTAGTTACTTTCCATAGTTTAAATGGAGATGTGCAATCGGTACATGGTTCGGAACCGGATCTGATTTGCGATCGCCCTAATAATATGTTGGGGCAGGGCTTTTTGAATCAGATTCACGTCTCTGACCGTATTTCTTATCTTTCCGCAATTGATAAGTTACGCCAAGGTAGTGCATCAACAAAGACATTGCTACGCTTTGAGGCTAAGCCCTCCGGTGATGAGCAATTTAGATATATACAAGTAAGTTTTATGGGCAGGTTTGACGTGAATGGTGATCTGCAAGACTTTTACGCCCAATCGCAAGATATGACTTCATACATCTCGGCGATGGATAAAATTGAATCGCTTGAAAACATCTCTCATGAAAATGAAGTCAATAAGACAAGATTTCTTGCAGGTGTGAGCCATGAATTGCGAACGCCGCTTAATTCCATTATGGGTTTCTCAGATGTCTTATTGCATGAGGTAATAGCACCGTTGCCGGATGAGCGTCAGCGTGAATATGTGAGCCTCATTCGACAATCCGGTGAGCATTTGCTTAATGTTGTGAATACCATGTTGGATATGAGCAAAATTCAAAATGGTCACTACAAACTTCATTGTGATGAATTTGATCTCCAGCCATTGCTTGAGCGCACAAAAAGTATGCTCGACATACAAGCAAAGAATAAGAAAGTTGATCTAACATGTCGTATCGCAAAAGGTTTACCAGATATATATGCTGATAATGGCGCCTTGACACAAATCATCATCAATTTAGTAGGCAATGCAATTAAATTTACAGAAGAAGGTGGTATCGTATCTGTGGATGCAGAGATGGATGGGAGCAACTTTGTTTTGCGCGTATCGGACACAGGTATTGGCATACCGGAAGATAAAATATCTCAAATTGGGCAACCATTTATGCAAGTTGATAGTTCATTAGCACGTGAATTTGAGGGCACGGGCCTTGGCCTTTCGCTGGTCAAAGGTCTAGTGGAGCTTCACAATGGCAAGATGCTGGTAGCGAGTATACTTGGAGAAGGTACAAAAGTGACAGTCTGCATTCCGCAGACGGAACTGGAACGCGCGCCGATCCCCGAGATCAAAAATCGAATGCAGGGTGAAGCAGTGAGTTCATCTGGTGCAGTTTACAAAGGAGATGAAGCAAATGTCGCATAG
- a CDS encoding Na(+)/H(+) antiporter subunit B, with amino-acid sequence MRTLIFRTVAPYLTALMVLFSIFVLLRGHNEPGGGFIGGLIAASAFAIYGISNGVVPVRRALHFHPLAIASFGLLMSSLAGMMSVFSHVPFMTGIWGGFYFLGAKIDISTILFFDVGVYLVVVGTITSIALSLEERERD; translated from the coding sequence ATGAGAACGCTGATTTTTCGTACAGTAGCGCCTTATCTTACAGCTTTAATGGTGTTATTTTCCATTTTCGTATTACTCCGAGGTCATAACGAACCGGGTGGTGGTTTTATTGGCGGGCTGATTGCAGCCTCTGCTTTTGCGATTTATGGTATTTCCAACGGTGTTGTACCTGTACGCCGCGCGCTACATTTCCACCCACTGGCAATTGCTAGTTTTGGGCTTTTGATGTCATCTCTGGCTGGCATGATGTCGGTGTTCTCGCACGTTCCATTTATGACGGGCATTTGGGGCGGTTTTTATTTTCTGGGTGCGAAAATAGATATCTCAACAATTTTATTTTTTGACGTTGGCGTGTATTTAGTCGTGGTCGGTACGATCACATCTATTGCGCTTTCTCTGGAAGAAAGGGAGCGCGACTGA
- the msrB gene encoding peptide-methionine (R)-S-oxide reductase MsrB: MSEKKIEKLVLSDAEWRERLTPEQYKIARKHGTERAFTSPFNENKAAGSYNCVACGTELFASDAKFDSGTGWPSYFKPMTDNAVSEHKDRSFFMTRTEVRCANCESHLGHVFPDGPNPTGLRYCINGAVLDFQPAENSDK; encoded by the coding sequence ATGAGTGAAAAAAAAATTGAAAAACTTGTTTTATCTGATGCTGAATGGCGTGAACGTTTGACGCCAGAGCAATATAAGATTGCTCGCAAGCATGGAACTGAACGGGCTTTCACCAGTCCTTTTAATGAAAACAAAGCCGCAGGTAGTTATAATTGTGTTGCCTGCGGTACAGAACTATTTGCCTCAGATGCAAAATTTGATTCAGGCACTGGTTGGCCCAGTTACTTTAAACCCATGACAGATAACGCTGTCTCGGAGCATAAAGATCGCTCTTTTTTCATGACGCGCACAGAAGTTAGGTGTGCAAATTGCGAAAGTCATCTAGGCCATGTCTTTCCCGATGGACCGAACCCGACTGGATTGAGATACTGCATCAATGGTGCGGTGCTTGATTTCCAACCAGCCGAAAATTCAGACAAATAG
- the mnhG gene encoding monovalent cation/H(+) antiporter subunit G, with translation MIDDAVTYIVAALIVIGAFFSLAAAIGLLRLPDVYSRMHAASKAGTLGSGLMLIALAIYSDDLATTTRAIAGVIFFLLTAPISAHLLAKAAYAVGYRLSDQSVIDEMKKQV, from the coding sequence ATGATAGATGATGCTGTTACATATATTGTCGCTGCCCTTATTGTTATCGGGGCTTTTTTCTCTCTCGCTGCTGCTATTGGTTTGTTGCGTTTACCAGACGTTTACTCCCGAATGCATGCAGCCTCTAAAGCTGGTACATTGGGTTCAGGTTTAATGCTCATCGCACTTGCTATCTATTCCGATGATTTAGCAACAACAACGCGAGCTATTGCAGGTGTGATATTCTTTTTGTTAACTGCACCAATTTCCGCGCACCTGTTAGCTAAGGCTGCTTATGCTGTGGGGTACCGTTTATCTGATCAATCTGTGATTGATGAGATGAAAAAACAAGTGTAA
- a CDS encoding Na+/H+ antiporter subunit D, translating into MAGDVVKDPEILKQALNLEPVALADWLIVMPVAWCIIIGAALLMFRKRTDWQHLMAVPSMGVLVLITGALLMQVLENGTMTMVMGRWLPPFGIAFTVDILGALLAFTSAVVAFACTLYGVGDVNDTGRRYGFYPFLFMLMAGVSGAFLTGDIFNLYVWFEVLLISSFGLLILGSEKGQLDGATKYAFLNLVATTLFLIATGYLYGIFGTLNMAEIAARSIGDYRSAPLGTLAVLYFVAFAMKAAAFPVNFWLPASYHTPRVVVSALFAGLLTKVGIYAMIRVLIMLLPFERDLLSFPISYVACATMLLGAIGALAQVNIRRALGFLVVSGIGVMMMGVAIGTEAALGGAIFYAMHSILVMTALYLAVGLASRATGGVEGLDNMRGIYQKNTFIAALTLMLFFAVAGLPPFSGFWPKLMLVKATIEGASWWAPTSILVTGFISMIAVGRIWALSYWQPEVEETIDEEQIQLGFIDYAPLVMLTAIVVAIGVYPQPIFEMVYAAANQLIDPTSYYESVFGSEVAQ; encoded by the coding sequence ATGGCTGGTGATGTTGTAAAAGATCCTGAGATTTTAAAGCAAGCTCTTAATCTAGAGCCTGTTGCGCTTGCCGACTGGCTCATCGTAATGCCGGTGGCATGGTGCATCATCATTGGTGCCGCGCTTCTGATGTTCCGTAAGCGTACGGACTGGCAGCATTTAATGGCCGTACCTTCAATGGGTGTGCTTGTTTTGATTACCGGTGCGCTTTTGATGCAGGTGCTTGAAAATGGTACCATGACAATGGTTATGGGCAGGTGGTTGCCCCCATTCGGGATTGCATTCACCGTTGATATTTTAGGTGCTTTGCTGGCATTTACATCTGCAGTCGTTGCCTTTGCCTGCACACTTTATGGTGTGGGCGATGTTAATGATACAGGTCGCCGTTATGGCTTTTACCCCTTCTTATTTATGTTGATGGCTGGTGTAAGTGGTGCATTTTTAACGGGTGACATCTTCAATCTTTATGTTTGGTTTGAAGTGTTGTTAATCTCATCGTTCGGTCTTCTGATATTAGGGTCCGAAAAAGGCCAACTTGACGGTGCAACGAAATATGCGTTTCTTAATCTTGTTGCGACAACTTTGTTTTTGATCGCAACTGGTTATCTTTATGGTATTTTCGGAACGCTCAATATGGCAGAAATCGCCGCGCGTTCAATCGGTGATTATCGCTCTGCACCTTTGGGGACGCTTGCTGTTCTATATTTTGTGGCGTTTGCAATGAAGGCTGCTGCATTTCCGGTTAATTTCTGGCTGCCCGCATCTTATCACACACCTCGTGTGGTTGTATCCGCGCTTTTCGCTGGCTTGCTAACGAAAGTGGGTATCTATGCGATGATCCGTGTTCTTATCATGCTTTTGCCATTCGAACGTGATTTACTAAGTTTCCCAATTTCTTATGTAGCCTGTGCGACCATGTTGCTTGGTGCCATTGGTGCACTTGCACAGGTCAATATTCGTCGAGCACTTGGTTTTTTGGTCGTATCAGGTATCGGTGTCATGATGATGGGTGTTGCTATCGGTACAGAAGCTGCTCTCGGTGGTGCAATATTTTATGCGATGCACTCTATACTCGTTATGACTGCTTTGTATTTGGCAGTCGGGCTTGCGTCACGCGCAACAGGCGGAGTTGAGGGGCTTGATAATATGCGTGGCATTTATCAGAAGAACACGTTCATCGCAGCACTTACGCTAATGTTATTTTTCGCTGTTGCGGGTTTGCCACCATTCTCCGGGTTCTGGCCAAAGTTAATGTTGGTAAAGGCAACAATTGAGGGGGCATCTTGGTGGGCACCGACGTCTATTTTGGTGACGGGTTTTATCTCTATGATTGCAGTGGGTCGGATTTGGGCGCTATCTTATTGGCAGCCAGAAGTTGAAGAGACCATAGATGAAGAGCAGATTCAGCTAGGCTTTATTGATTACGCACCATTGGTTATGCTTACCGCTATAGTCGTAGCAATTGGGGTCTATCCGCAGCCGATTTTTGAAATGGTTTATGCTGCTGCCAACCAGTTGATCGACCCAACGTCATATTACGAATCCGTTTTCGGAAGTGAGGTAGCGCAATAA
- a CDS encoding Na+/H+ antiporter subunit E has product MMLFIFNILLTFAWAAITGSFSALNMLFGFVLSIFALWIIRGEVGSQGYFSRSWRIIKLFTLFLYELVMSAWKVMVLVLSPRLDVKPGIFKFPLSLEDDMEITLLASMITLTPGTLSVDTSEDKKFIYVHAIDASDPEGARRDIADGFERKIKEAFH; this is encoded by the coding sequence ATAATGTTGTTTATCTTCAATATTCTTCTTACATTTGCCTGGGCGGCTATCACCGGTTCATTTTCGGCGTTAAATATGTTGTTCGGATTTGTATTGTCGATCTTTGCCCTCTGGATTATCCGCGGTGAAGTAGGCTCGCAAGGTTACTTTTCACGCTCTTGGCGGATTATTAAGCTTTTCACATTGTTCCTCTATGAATTGGTTATGTCTGCCTGGAAAGTTATGGTCCTTGTTCTATCACCCAGGCTTGATGTGAAGCCTGGGATTTTCAAGTTTCCTCTCTCACTTGAGGATGACATGGAAATTACGCTTCTTGCGAGTATGATCACCCTTACACCTGGAACTTTATCTGTTGATACGTCCGAAGATAAGAAATTCATATACGTTCATGCTATTGATGCTTCTGACCCAGAGGGCGCGCGTCGGGATATTGCCGATGGGTTTGAGCGTAAGATCAAAGAGGCTTTTCACTGA
- a CDS encoding Na+/H+ antiporter subunit C yields MEAWMAIVVGVLFSVSIYLMLSKSIIRILIGVAILGNAVNLLIFTNGRLVREVPPIISGGFDILQVQSANPLPQALILTAIVISFSFFAFLLVLGYRAYQELGSDDTDEMRVAEPADDQLPPLGY; encoded by the coding sequence ATGGAAGCTTGGATGGCTATTGTTGTTGGTGTACTTTTTTCAGTATCAATATATTTGATGCTATCAAAAAGTATTATTCGAATATTGATCGGTGTTGCCATATTAGGTAATGCCGTCAATTTATTAATTTTCACGAATGGTCGTCTCGTACGTGAAGTGCCGCCAATTATCTCAGGTGGTTTTGATATATTGCAAGTGCAAAGCGCAAACCCGCTTCCACAGGCATTGATCCTAACGGCTATTGTGATTTCATTTTCATTTTTTGCATTTCTATTGGTGCTTGGTTACAGGGCCTATCAAGAACTTGGTTCAGATGACACTGATGAAATGCGTGTTGCAGAGCCGGCGGATGATCAACTCCCGCCTCTAGGATACTAA
- a CDS encoding DUF5330 domain-containing protein, with amino-acid sequence MWTLIKGAFWFSLVLIALPLFNPESAERLESGPTFESAGSASAVMALYQDVISICEREPEVCTVGTHTIGVLGARAKEGARIAYNFLDNQFGDQDKLTPNSDLSTASIPAPN; translated from the coding sequence ATGTGGACGCTTATAAAGGGTGCGTTTTGGTTTTCATTGGTTTTAATAGCTTTACCGCTATTTAACCCGGAAAGCGCGGAGCGATTAGAATCTGGACCAACTTTTGAATCTGCTGGCAGCGCTTCCGCAGTAATGGCACTTTACCAAGATGTCATCTCAATTTGTGAGCGAGAGCCAGAAGTTTGCACCGTTGGCACGCACACAATTGGCGTACTTGGAGCACGCGCCAAAGAAGGCGCACGTATTGCGTACAATTTTCTGGACAATCAATTTGGCGATCAGGATAAACTTACGCCCAACAGTGATTTAAGTACGGCATCAATTCCTGCACCGAACTAG
- a CDS encoding peptidoglycan-binding protein, producing MSHRAGPIHVKRERDSFFSELLSSVGQLVVKHPSIVGGGTAFIIIFSFIASNALHYQKTEHPAPILNMRGPQHLISGSTRPIPSRRTVERELMGVKGENGTTYRVSHSDDIQTSSVKLPVPVLTKERSALEQRVVEPQDNDEFKGDTLVLAIQRELSEQNIYLDSVDGLTGPNTRAAIKKFQIRHGYPIDVTVSKKMLQQIKKVSARKEAGSPAKPKANEISNSQPLSNEMVRKIQIGLKKAAYPDIEVDGLIGEETRNAIRLFEKHYRLPVTGSPSQVILDTLKSTGAL from the coding sequence ATGTCGCATAGAGCTGGACCTATTCATGTCAAGCGTGAGCGAGATAGCTTCTTTAGTGAATTACTATCGAGTGTCGGACAACTAGTCGTTAAACACCCCTCCATTGTCGGCGGAGGAACGGCATTTATCATTATTTTCAGCTTTATTGCCTCCAATGCGCTTCATTATCAAAAAACAGAGCATCCGGCTCCTATATTGAATATGCGTGGGCCACAACATCTAATTTCAGGCTCAACGCGTCCTATTCCGTCTAGGCGAACAGTCGAAAGAGAATTAATGGGAGTAAAGGGTGAGAACGGTACAACCTACCGCGTTTCCCATAGTGATGACATCCAGACATCTAGCGTAAAGCTGCCGGTTCCTGTCCTCACCAAGGAACGATCTGCACTCGAACAAAGGGTCGTCGAGCCTCAGGATAATGATGAATTCAAAGGCGACACACTTGTTCTAGCGATTCAAAGAGAGCTTTCAGAGCAAAATATCTACCTCGATTCCGTTGATGGGCTAACGGGACCAAATACCCGCGCTGCTATAAAGAAATTTCAGATCAGGCATGGCTATCCAATTGATGTAACCGTTTCAAAGAAAATGTTGCAACAGATCAAAAAAGTTAGTGCGCGGAAAGAAGCAGGTAGCCCTGCCAAACCGAAGGCCAACGAAATTTCCAATAGTCAGCCGTTGTCTAATGAAATGGTGCGCAAAATCCAAATTGGGCTCAAAAAAGCAGCTTATCCTGATATCGAAGTTGACGGTTTAATTGGGGAAGAAACAAGAAATGCCATTCGGTTATTTGAAAAACACTACCGTCTTCCTGTAACTGGTTCACCAAGTCAGGTTATTCTGGATACTTTGAAGAGTACAGGGGCTCTTTAG
- a CDS encoding cation:proton antiporter: MTAQAVLDLSITIALVLLSGSFLLTVYRIIKGPTLPDRVLGLDMLVAVAIGYIAVIGIKTGYTLYVDIAIALGLVGFLATIAFARFIMVRGQADEEGMGDSHEIADEGTTKAIEVEKQS; the protein is encoded by the coding sequence ATGACTGCACAGGCTGTACTAGATCTTAGTATTACAATTGCACTTGTTTTGCTTAGTGGCTCATTTCTTTTAACTGTGTATCGGATCATCAAGGGTCCGACCTTGCCAGACCGTGTTTTGGGTCTTGATATGCTTGTTGCAGTTGCTATCGGTTATATAGCAGTTATAGGCATTAAGACTGGATATACGCTCTATGTAGACATTGCTATCGCGTTGGGTCTGGTAGGATTTCTGGCTACGATTGCCTTTGCTCGGTTCATTATGGTTCGCGGACAGGCAGACGAAGAAGGTATGGGCGATAGCCATGAAATCGCCGATGAAGGCACGACAAAGGCGATAGAGGTGGAAAAACAATCATGA
- a CDS encoding SufE family protein — MTNIQSIIDDFEFIDDWEDRYKYVIDLGKQLPALNDGEKTDEYKVQGCVSQVWLIADVDHSNPDLPILNFRGDSDAHIVRGLVAIMLIAFSGLSAKEIGARDENQLFEKLGLVEHLTPQRANGLRSMVARIKQHAANA, encoded by the coding sequence ATGACTAACATTCAAAGCATCATCGACGATTTCGAATTCATAGATGATTGGGAAGATCGATATAAATATGTGATTGATTTGGGAAAACAACTACCTGCTTTGAATGATGGCGAAAAGACTGATGAATATAAAGTTCAAGGTTGCGTTAGCCAAGTTTGGCTAATTGCTGATGTAGATCATTCAAATCCGGATCTTCCAATTTTGAACTTTCGAGGTGATTCTGACGCCCATATTGTGCGTGGTTTAGTCGCCATTATGCTGATCGCTTTTTCAGGTCTTTCGGCAAAAGAAATCGGTGCACGGGATGAAAACCAGTTATTCGAGAAGCTAGGCTTGGTAGAACACCTTACGCCACAACGGGCGAATGGGCTTAGATCTATGGTCGCTCGCATAAAGCAGCATGCAGCTAACGCCTAA
- a CDS encoding MucR family transcriptional regulator, giving the protein MPENANFQRSSFMVKVTSEIVSSFVAKNEIDSSELPGLIKEVYGTIYDIVTQEDGTTSPQSRRPAVDAGESIQDDYLICLEDGKQFKSLKRHLMTHYNLTPEEYREKWGLPFDYPMVAPAYAKARSRLAKEMGLGQKR; this is encoded by the coding sequence ATGCCAGAAAACGCAAATTTTCAGCGTTCCAGTTTTATGGTAAAGGTTACGTCAGAAATTGTATCATCGTTTGTAGCGAAAAACGAAATTGATTCTTCTGAGTTGCCAGGACTTATAAAAGAAGTTTACGGCACTATATATGATATAGTTACGCAAGAAGATGGAACTACTTCACCGCAAAGTCGCAGGCCAGCGGTTGATGCGGGTGAGTCTATACAAGACGACTATTTGATTTGCCTTGAAGATGGCAAACAATTTAAATCTCTTAAACGACATCTGATGACGCATTATAATTTGACGCCTGAAGAGTATCGTGAGAAGTGGGGTCTGCCATTTGACTATCCGATGGTAGCACCCGCTTATGCGAAAGCGCGTTCGCGCCTTGCTAAAGAGATGGGGCTTGGCCAAAAACGCTGA
- a CDS encoding putative monovalent cation/H+ antiporter subunit A, producing MFGNASGMMMFMMLLPFLAALVAPSLTKMMGAKAAWVLALVPLAIFLHVLGFVPQISEGENITGGYLWVPEFGVSFSWFLDGLSATFALLISGIGTLIILYAGGYLGGHPQHGRFFSFLFLFMGAMLGVVLADSFFTFFIYWELTSITSFLLIGFNHKSEASRRSAIQALVVTGGGGLALMAGLIVLWNITGINHFSFLLEMDGGAVVQSPYYLAALLLVLGGAFTKSAQFPFHFWLPNAMEAPTPVSAYLHSATMVKAGVYLLMRLNPVLGGTEAWITILPIFGGITLIIGTLLAIRQTDLKLMLAYTTVSSLGLLVMLIGFGTEKAIAAAVLYLVAHSLFKGALFMVAGIVDHETGTRDVTKLGGLRKAMPITFGAALVAAVSMAGLPPLFGFLAKEEIYYALWGTDPWSLVFTIVAVVGNGLMFVIGFAVALKPFLGPQVKTPKHAHEGPPLLWLGPLILGAAAILAGVLSTYSHYYISIPMSSAIWGELVEVNISIVPHFGPALTLSLTTVVFGIIAYRNVDRLRAGIDGFYNWFCGGWGPDKGFDQFIAIMVRMSFHITQFIQRGKLEVYMTSTFAVIGASLLFSMYYFDELPNMPDLNGEITFYEAIVMAIVVIGLLAVIYAKDRLTAIVALGIQGFAVAVIYMLFGAPDLSFTQFMVETLSVVILALVMTRLRLSPSDPRPIWEQITDMVVALSCGVGFALYLLRVTQDKFDFFMSDFFSAYSKIIAHGTNIVNVIIVDYRGTDTWGEIAVVLVAGLAILALVRIRPKGDDVKVADNNPDEEHGPEVKA from the coding sequence ATGTTTGGTAATGCCAGCGGCATGATGATGTTTATGATGCTGTTGCCTTTTTTGGCCGCTCTCGTCGCTCCGTCTTTAACAAAGATGATGGGTGCCAAGGCAGCTTGGGTCTTAGCACTAGTTCCGCTTGCTATTTTTTTACATGTCTTGGGTTTTGTTCCCCAGATTTCGGAAGGCGAGAACATTACTGGAGGCTATTTGTGGGTCCCAGAATTTGGTGTTAGCTTTTCGTGGTTTTTAGATGGCCTTTCCGCCACCTTTGCATTGCTGATTTCCGGCATCGGTACCCTGATCATTCTATATGCTGGAGGATATTTGGGAGGGCATCCACAACATGGACGTTTTTTCTCATTCTTGTTCTTGTTCATGGGGGCAATGCTTGGCGTTGTATTAGCCGATAGCTTCTTTACGTTCTTCATCTATTGGGAATTAACGTCAATCACATCGTTCTTGTTGATTGGCTTTAATCACAAAAGCGAAGCATCACGCAGGTCTGCAATTCAGGCGTTGGTTGTTACTGGCGGTGGCGGTTTAGCGCTTATGGCTGGCTTGATTGTCTTGTGGAATATCACTGGCATCAATCATTTCTCGTTCCTGCTTGAAATGGATGGTGGCGCTGTTGTTCAAAGTCCGTATTATTTGGCGGCGTTGCTACTCGTGTTAGGCGGAGCGTTTACAAAGTCAGCACAATTTCCGTTTCACTTTTGGTTGCCAAACGCGATGGAAGCCCCGACGCCGGTATCTGCTTATTTGCACTCAGCCACTATGGTCAAGGCCGGTGTTTATCTATTAATGCGTCTTAACCCTGTGCTTGGTGGAACAGAAGCATGGATCACCATATTGCCAATTTTCGGCGGCATCACTTTGATCATTGGGACGTTGTTGGCCATCCGCCAGACAGATCTCAAATTAATGCTCGCCTATACAACTGTTTCCTCGCTCGGACTTTTGGTCATGTTGATTGGGTTCGGCACAGAGAAAGCTATAGCTGCAGCAGTTTTGTATCTTGTCGCTCATTCGCTCTTTAAGGGTGCATTGTTCATGGTGGCGGGAATTGTTGATCATGAAACCGGTACGCGTGACGTTACCAAGCTTGGCGGTTTGCGAAAAGCTATGCCGATTACGTTTGGTGCGGCGCTTGTTGCTGCCGTTTCTATGGCGGGCCTTCCGCCACTTTTTGGTTTTTTGGCAAAAGAAGAAATTTATTACGCTCTTTGGGGAACAGATCCATGGTCGCTTGTCTTCACCATCGTTGCAGTTGTTGGCAATGGGTTGATGTTCGTAATTGGCTTTGCTGTTGCACTTAAACCATTCCTAGGGCCGCAAGTTAAGACGCCAAAACATGCGCATGAAGGTCCGCCATTACTTTGGCTTGGACCGTTAATTCTTGGCGCGGCTGCGATATTGGCGGGTGTCCTTTCAACATACAGTCACTACTATATTTCAATACCGATGAGTTCAGCCATTTGGGGTGAGCTTGTTGAAGTTAATATTTCCATCGTTCCACATTTTGGACCTGCACTTACCTTGTCTTTGACCACTGTTGTGTTCGGAATTATTGCTTATCGAAATGTTGATCGCTTGCGGGCAGGTATAGACGGGTTCTACAATTGGTTCTGCGGTGGATGGGGCCCCGATAAGGGCTTTGATCAATTTATCGCCATCATGGTTCGGATGTCATTTCACATCACACAATTCATCCAGCGTGGTAAGTTAGAAGTCTATATGACCTCGACATTTGCAGTCATTGGCGCGTCATTATTGTTCTCGATGTACTATTTCGATGAACTGCCAAATATGCCTGATCTAAACGGCGAAATAACTTTCTATGAAGCTATTGTCATGGCTATTGTTGTGATAGGCCTGCTCGCCGTCATCTATGCAAAAGACCGCCTGACTGCCATTGTTGCCCTTGGTATTCAAGGTTTTGCCGTAGCGGTTATTTATATGTTGTTTGGTGCACCGGATTTATCCTTTACGCAGTTCATGGTTGAGACATTGTCTGTTGTTATTCTTGCCTTGGTTATGACCCGCCTTCGCTTGTCGCCTTCTGACCCACGCCCTATCTGGGAGCAGATTACAGATATGGTCGTCGCCCTTTCATGTGGTGTTGGCTTTGCTCTTTATCTACTGCGGGTCACGCAAGACAAGTTTGATTTTTTCATGTCCGATTTCTTCTCCGCTTATTCAAAAATCATTGCGCATGGCACTAATATAGTAAACGTTATTATTGTTGATTACCGTGGCACAGATACCTGGGGTGAAATCGCAGTGGTACTGGTGGCGGGCCTTGCTATTCTTGCTCTTGTCCGTATCAGGCCAAAGGGCGATGATGTAAAAGTTGCAGATAATAATCCGGATGAAGAACATGGCCCGGAGGTAAAAGCATGA